A single Nocardioides bizhenqiangii DNA region contains:
- a CDS encoding GNAT family N-acetyltransferase, protein MSTPERRPATLADAAEIARIWREGWRDGHLGHTPPALIEARTDASFDHRAVERVPQTTVATIDGDVVGFTVIVDDEAEQVYVDRAARGSGIAGLLLAEAERQIAANGHSRAWLAVAAGNARARRFYERSGWVDDGGFDYQADGPDGPIAVPCHRYVRDL, encoded by the coding sequence ATGAGCACTCCCGAGCGCCGGCCGGCGACGCTGGCGGACGCGGCTGAGATCGCACGGATCTGGCGAGAGGGGTGGCGCGACGGGCACCTCGGGCACACGCCGCCGGCGCTGATCGAGGCGCGCACCGACGCGTCGTTCGACCACCGGGCGGTGGAGCGGGTGCCGCAGACGACGGTGGCGACGATCGACGGCGACGTCGTCGGCTTCACGGTGATCGTGGACGACGAGGCCGAGCAGGTGTACGTCGACCGCGCCGCCCGCGGCTCCGGGATCGCAGGCCTCCTGCTGGCCGAGGCGGAGCGGCAGATCGCCGCGAACGGGCACTCTCGAGCCTGGCTCGCGGTCGCGGCCGGGAACGCCCGCGCGCGGCGGTTCTACGAGCGCAGCGGCTGGGTCGATGACGGTGGGTTCGACTACCAGGCGGACGGTCCCGACGGGCCGATCGCCGTACCGTGCCACCGCTACGTGCGGGATCTCTGA
- a CDS encoding PQQ-dependent sugar dehydrogenase, with the protein MRTTRSWVGAAAALLLAATLNPLASPATADDHFDTPITDPIPQDPVPSTLGLVLEEYAQLPASTPNGPVTDGRIGSRHNRINYVGELPDGSGRLQVPDLNGTLYLLEDGQQHVYLDVKQRFPHFLSWRGLGSGFGFAAFHPEFGENGKLYTVHTEVPTAPGESTYPPQRLTSSSVTSVVTEWTADDPSADTFAGTSREIFRFRFGGQIHAIQQIDFNHTAAPGDEDYGLLYLAVGDGGIGVSSDVPQDMSTPSGKILRIDPLGDNSPNGQYGIPETNPFVDEPGALGEIYAVGMRDPHRFSWDVGGEHRMFLGHIGQHAVEAVYDVDAGDNFGWPVIEGRLAYRNENQCYLYPLTDEMAQAGYDYPVASYDHDPPANWPCNSDSGHAISGGLVHRGDLSGLKGKYVFGDLVEGRVFYTDLEEMDDDAATEAPIHELALYDTDGTRMRMPDFVGDGRIDLRFGTDSENNLFLLAKGNGKIWKVVDTKRAPVPKEIEPGLADDLVAAYDFEHPFAANDAYEEDQGSSGTLLQLINGGERMRVDDGAYPGSNNALQIHSAAESPTGQAWKAGVWDADGEESLSAFNGAKGITVMGWFKMTGTNPTAGYNAIGLAGVLSGNSDGHGVRALLELIQVNGELRLVALGRRIDTGASQTFAASEDWRDLLPQDEWVHIAATFDYTTGEMALYRNGEALDGFYTNAGDPWQLDGSGTSPTDPRGIKIGGSFPQNGTERNPCNCRMDTLMFFDTDLSGSEVARQYRRLTRGG; encoded by the coding sequence ATGCGCACGACCCGATCGTGGGTGGGTGCCGCGGCAGCGTTGCTGCTCGCCGCGACCCTCAACCCGCTCGCGTCGCCGGCGACCGCCGACGACCACTTCGACACACCCATCACCGATCCGATCCCCCAGGACCCGGTGCCGTCCACGCTCGGTCTCGTCCTCGAGGAGTACGCCCAGCTGCCGGCATCGACGCCGAACGGGCCCGTGACCGATGGCCGGATCGGCAGCCGTCACAACCGGATCAACTACGTCGGCGAGCTGCCGGACGGATCGGGCCGCCTGCAGGTGCCGGACCTCAACGGCACGCTCTACCTGCTCGAGGACGGGCAGCAGCACGTCTACCTCGACGTGAAGCAGCGGTTCCCCCACTTCCTGTCCTGGCGCGGACTGGGGTCCGGCTTCGGCTTCGCGGCCTTCCACCCGGAGTTCGGTGAGAACGGCAAGCTGTACACCGTCCACACCGAGGTGCCGACGGCGCCGGGCGAGTCGACGTACCCGCCGCAACGGCTGACGTCGAGCTCGGTGACCAGCGTGGTGACGGAGTGGACCGCCGACGACCCGTCGGCCGACACCTTCGCGGGCACCAGCCGGGAGATCTTCCGGTTCCGGTTCGGTGGCCAGATCCACGCGATCCAGCAGATCGACTTCAACCACACCGCTGCTCCGGGTGACGAGGACTACGGCCTGCTCTACCTCGCCGTCGGCGACGGCGGCATCGGTGTCAGCAGCGACGTGCCGCAGGACATGTCGACCCCGTCGGGCAAGATCCTGCGGATCGACCCGCTGGGCGACAACAGCCCGAACGGCCAGTACGGCATCCCTGAGACGAACCCGTTCGTCGACGAGCCGGGTGCGCTCGGCGAGATCTACGCAGTCGGTATGCGCGACCCGCACCGGTTCAGCTGGGACGTCGGCGGTGAGCACCGGATGTTCCTCGGGCACATCGGCCAGCACGCGGTCGAGGCGGTCTACGACGTCGACGCCGGCGACAACTTCGGCTGGCCGGTGATCGAGGGCCGGCTCGCCTACCGGAACGAGAACCAGTGCTACCTCTACCCGCTCACCGATGAGATGGCGCAGGCCGGTTACGACTACCCGGTCGCTTCCTACGACCACGACCCGCCGGCGAACTGGCCGTGCAACTCCGACTCCGGGCACGCGATCTCGGGTGGCCTCGTCCACCGTGGCGACCTCAGCGGTCTGAAGGGCAAGTACGTCTTCGGTGACCTGGTCGAGGGGCGTGTCTTCTACACCGACCTGGAGGAGATGGACGACGACGCCGCGACCGAGGCGCCGATCCACGAGCTCGCGCTGTACGACACCGACGGCACCCGGATGCGGATGCCCGACTTCGTCGGCGACGGTCGGATCGACCTGCGGTTCGGCACCGACTCCGAGAACAACCTGTTCCTGCTCGCCAAGGGCAACGGCAAGATCTGGAAGGTCGTCGACACCAAGCGGGCGCCCGTCCCGAAGGAGATCGAGCCGGGCCTGGCCGACGACCTGGTGGCGGCGTACGACTTCGAGCACCCGTTCGCGGCCAACGACGCCTACGAGGAGGACCAGGGGTCGTCCGGGACGCTGCTGCAGCTGATCAACGGCGGTGAGCGGATGCGCGTCGACGACGGCGCCTACCCGGGCAGCAACAACGCGCTGCAGATCCACAGTGCCGCCGAGTCGCCCACGGGCCAGGCGTGGAAAGCCGGCGTGTGGGACGCGGACGGTGAGGAGTCGCTCTCGGCCTTCAACGGCGCGAAGGGCATCACGGTGATGGGTTGGTTCAAGATGACCGGCACCAACCCCACGGCCGGCTACAACGCCATCGGTCTCGCCGGAGTGCTCAGCGGCAACTCCGACGGACACGGCGTCCGCGCCCTGCTGGAGCTGATCCAGGTCAACGGCGAGCTGCGTCTCGTCGCGCTCGGCCGGCGGATCGACACCGGTGCGTCGCAGACGTTCGCCGCGTCGGAGGACTGGCGGGACCTGCTCCCGCAGGACGAGTGGGTGCACATCGCCGCGACCTTCGACTACACGACCGGTGAGATGGCGCTCTACCGCAACGGTGAGGCCCTCGACGGCTTCTACACCAACGCGGGCGACCCCTGGCAGCTCGACGGCAGCGGTACGTCGCCGACGGACCCGCGCGGCATCAAGATCGGCGGCTCGTTCCCCCAGAACGGCACCGAGCGCAACCCGTGCAACTGCCGGATGGACACGCTGATGTTCTTCGACACCGACCTCAGCGGGTCAGAGGTGGCGCGGCAGTACCGCCGCCTCACCCGAGGAGGCTGA
- a CDS encoding sugar phosphate isomerase/epimerase family protein, translating to MSTPQDTTALDVPSRAPARMDTPAPGDPRLARLSLNQKTVDGWSLRTAVEACAAHGIPAIGVWREPLAVAGVDAAAAMIRDAGLRVSSLCRGGFFTAADGAERRSRHDDNLRALDEAAALGAPCLVLVPGGLPAGDRDLRGARARAAQAVADLVPHALEVGVRLAIEPMHPIFAADRGVVSTLAQALDIAEPLPTEAVGVVVDTFHVWWEPGIEDQIARAAGRIASYQVCEWITPLPPDALLSRGMMGDGHIDFAHLSRCVAAAGYRGDVEVEIFNAEVWEADGHAVLDTLARRYVELVEPHV from the coding sequence ATGAGCACCCCACAAGACACGACCGCGCTCGACGTGCCGTCGCGTGCGCCCGCGCGGATGGACACACCCGCACCGGGCGACCCGCGGCTGGCTCGGCTGTCGCTCAACCAGAAGACCGTCGACGGGTGGTCGCTGCGGACGGCCGTGGAAGCCTGCGCCGCGCACGGCATCCCGGCGATCGGCGTCTGGCGCGAGCCGCTCGCCGTAGCGGGCGTCGACGCTGCGGCGGCGATGATCCGCGACGCCGGCCTGCGGGTCTCCTCCCTGTGCCGGGGCGGGTTCTTCACGGCGGCGGACGGTGCGGAGCGGCGGTCACGTCACGACGACAACCTCCGCGCGCTCGACGAGGCGGCAGCCCTCGGTGCACCGTGCCTGGTGCTCGTGCCGGGCGGTCTGCCCGCCGGCGACCGGGACCTGCGCGGTGCTCGTGCCCGCGCCGCCCAGGCGGTCGCGGACCTGGTGCCGCACGCGCTCGAGGTGGGCGTGCGCCTCGCCATCGAACCGATGCACCCGATCTTCGCGGCCGACCGCGGCGTCGTCTCCACGCTCGCGCAGGCGCTCGACATCGCCGAGCCGTTGCCCACCGAGGCAGTCGGTGTCGTCGTCGACACGTTCCACGTCTGGTGGGAGCCGGGCATCGAGGACCAGATCGCCCGTGCTGCCGGGCGGATCGCGAGCTACCAGGTGTGTGAGTGGATCACGCCGCTCCCCCCGGACGCGCTGCTCTCCCGCGGGATGATGGGCGACGGACACATCGACTTCGCCCATCTGTCCCGCTGCGTCGCCGCTGCCGGTTACCGCGGCGACGTCGAGGTCGAGATCTTCAACGCCGAGGTGTGGGAGGCCGACGGCCACGCCGTCCTCGACACCCTCGCCCGCCGCTACGTCGAGCTCGTGGAGCCGCACGTGTAG
- a CDS encoding dihydrodipicolinate synthase family protein has product MTPTDRVDIPLADGGWEGVVLNEHRAWVEHPQPFTSRVAFAAAHVVADPRGENVPGAPAVVDWDATLGFRRHLFRYGFGVAEAMDTAQRNMGLDWPAVQELVRRSAEQAQDLGARIASGAGTDHRADLRTVADVREAYLDQVGFVESTGSQVIVMASRQLAAAATGPDDYLKVYADLLGQVREPVILHWLGEAFDPQLRGYWGSPVVAEATATFLELVAAHADRVDGVKVSLLSAEHETALRAALPAGVRLYTGDDFNYPDLIRGDGSHHSDALLGAFAAIAPAASAALAALDRGDLATYDAEMAPTLPLSRHVFETPTWHYKTGIAFLAWLCGHQPGFTMVGGLQSARSVVHLGRLFALANDARLLPDPALAAHRMRLWLESAGAAR; this is encoded by the coding sequence ATGACGCCCACCGACCGGGTCGACATCCCGCTCGCCGACGGCGGGTGGGAGGGCGTCGTGCTCAACGAGCACCGCGCGTGGGTCGAGCACCCCCAGCCGTTCACCAGCAGGGTCGCGTTCGCCGCGGCCCACGTGGTCGCCGATCCACGCGGGGAGAACGTGCCCGGGGCGCCGGCGGTCGTCGACTGGGACGCCACTCTCGGCTTCCGGCGCCACCTGTTCCGCTACGGCTTCGGCGTCGCCGAGGCGATGGACACCGCACAACGGAACATGGGACTGGACTGGCCCGCGGTCCAGGAGCTGGTCCGGCGCAGCGCCGAGCAGGCACAGGACCTGGGCGCCCGGATCGCGTCCGGTGCGGGCACCGACCACCGCGCCGACCTGCGGACGGTGGCAGACGTGCGCGAGGCCTACCTCGACCAGGTCGGGTTCGTCGAGTCGACCGGGTCGCAGGTGATCGTCATGGCGTCACGCCAGCTGGCCGCGGCCGCCACCGGCCCCGACGACTACCTCAAGGTCTACGCCGACCTGCTCGGCCAGGTGCGCGAGCCCGTGATCCTGCACTGGCTCGGCGAGGCGTTCGACCCGCAGCTGCGCGGGTACTGGGGGTCGCCCGTCGTCGCGGAGGCGACGGCGACCTTCCTCGAGCTGGTCGCGGCGCACGCGGACCGGGTCGACGGCGTGAAGGTCTCGCTGCTGTCCGCGGAGCACGAGACGGCGCTCCGCGCCGCGCTGCCGGCCGGGGTACGGCTCTACACCGGCGACGACTTCAACTACCCCGACCTCATCCGCGGCGACGGCAGCCACCACTCCGACGCCCTGCTCGGGGCTTTCGCGGCGATCGCCCCGGCAGCCTCGGCGGCGCTGGCCGCGCTCGACCGCGGCGACCTCGCGACGTACGACGCCGAGATGGCGCCCACCCTGCCCCTCTCGCGGCATGTGTTCGAGACGCCCACCTGGCACTACAAGACCGGCATCGCGTTCCTCGCGTGGCTCTGCGGCCACCAGCCCGGTTTCACCATGGTCGGCGGCCTGCAGTCGGCGCGCAGCGTGGTCCACCTCGGCCGGCTGTTCGCACTCGCCAACGACGCCCGGCTGCTGCCCGACCCGGCACTGGCGGCGCACCGGATGCGGCTGTGGCTCGAGTCCGCCGGGGCGGCACGATGA
- a CDS encoding Gfo/Idh/MocA family protein: MPETTYRILMNGVTGRMGYRQHLLRSILAIRDDGGVPLPDGGRLQVEPVLVGRNADKLARMADEHGIADWSTDLDAVLAEDPATIYFDAQLTTERKKAILKAAATGRHVFTEKPIAESVAEGEELVAAAEKHGIVNGVVHDKLYLPGLIKLKRLIDGGFFGQILSVRGEFGYWVFEGDYLPAQRPSWNYRAQDGGGMVLDMFCHWNYVLENLFGAVEAVTAKAVTHISERWDEEGRRYEATADDAAYGIFELAGGVIAQINSSWAVRVDRKELVEFQVDGTHGSAVAGLFGCRVQPRELTPMPVWNPDVPTAEDFRAQWMEVPDNRTFGNGFRAQWEQFLLDVHHGRPHPYDFAAGVRGLRLVDAGLRSSAEGRRIELPAR, from the coding sequence ATGCCTGAAACCACCTACCGCATCCTGATGAACGGCGTCACCGGCCGGATGGGCTACCGCCAGCACCTGCTCCGCTCGATCCTGGCGATCCGCGATGACGGCGGGGTCCCGCTGCCGGACGGCGGTCGGCTCCAGGTGGAGCCGGTGCTCGTCGGCCGCAACGCCGACAAGCTGGCCCGGATGGCCGACGAGCACGGGATCGCGGACTGGTCGACGGATCTCGACGCCGTGCTCGCCGAGGACCCGGCGACGATCTACTTCGACGCGCAGCTGACCACCGAGCGGAAGAAGGCGATCCTCAAGGCTGCCGCCACCGGCAGGCACGTCTTCACCGAGAAGCCCATCGCCGAGTCCGTCGCCGAGGGCGAGGAGCTGGTCGCGGCCGCGGAGAAGCACGGCATCGTCAACGGCGTCGTCCACGACAAGCTCTACCTGCCCGGGCTGATCAAGCTGAAGAGGCTGATCGACGGCGGTTTCTTCGGCCAGATCCTCTCGGTCCGCGGCGAGTTCGGCTACTGGGTGTTCGAGGGCGACTACCTGCCGGCCCAACGGCCGAGCTGGAACTACCGTGCCCAGGACGGCGGCGGGATGGTCCTCGACATGTTCTGCCACTGGAACTACGTGCTCGAGAACCTGTTCGGCGCGGTCGAGGCGGTCACCGCCAAGGCCGTGACCCACATCTCCGAACGCTGGGACGAAGAGGGCCGGAGGTACGAAGCCACGGCCGACGACGCGGCGTACGGCATCTTCGAGCTGGCCGGTGGCGTGATCGCCCAGATCAACTCGTCCTGGGCGGTGCGGGTCGATCGCAAGGAGCTGGTCGAGTTCCAGGTCGACGGCACCCACGGCTCGGCGGTCGCGGGCCTGTTCGGCTGCCGCGTGCAGCCGCGGGAGCTGACGCCGATGCCGGTGTGGAACCCGGACGTCCCCACCGCCGAGGACTTCCGTGCCCAGTGGATGGAGGTGCCGGACAACCGCACCTTCGGCAACGGCTTCCGCGCGCAGTGGGAGCAGTTCCTGCTCGACGTGCACCACGGCCGGCCGCACCCGTACGACTTCGCCGCGGGCGTGCGCGGACTGCGCCTCGTCGACGCCGGCCTCCGGTCGTCCGCGGAGGGCCGCCGGATCGAGCTGCCGGCGCGATGA
- a CDS encoding ABC transporter ATP-binding protein: MASEYLLELEDIEAGYGRAALVLRGLTVKVPPGAVVCLVGPNGAGKSTVLKVASGMLRPRAGTIRVAGKDVTDRNPQQMLHAGLSHVLQGHSVFKEMTVEENVRLGAYSLTDKAEIAERIGFVKDLFPVVAERWGALAGALSGGQQKQVEFARSLMVSPRVVLLDEPSMGLDPKATATVFEQVVRMRDAGTAVLLVEQNARRALETADLGCVLDLGRVHISGPAAELLRDPQLAELYLGGRPKPVTTKS, from the coding sequence TTGGCATCTGAGTACCTGCTCGAGCTCGAGGACATCGAGGCGGGCTACGGACGCGCGGCGCTGGTGCTCCGCGGTCTCACGGTCAAGGTGCCGCCGGGCGCGGTGGTCTGCCTGGTCGGACCCAACGGTGCCGGCAAGTCGACCGTGCTCAAGGTCGCCAGCGGCATGCTGCGGCCCCGGGCAGGGACGATCCGGGTGGCCGGGAAGGACGTCACCGACCGCAATCCGCAGCAGATGCTGCACGCCGGCCTCTCCCACGTCCTCCAGGGACACAGCGTGTTCAAGGAGATGACGGTCGAGGAGAACGTCCGCCTCGGCGCCTACTCCCTGACCGACAAGGCCGAGATCGCCGAGCGGATCGGGTTCGTCAAGGACCTGTTCCCGGTGGTCGCGGAGCGGTGGGGTGCCCTCGCCGGCGCGCTGTCGGGCGGGCAGCAGAAGCAGGTGGAGTTCGCCCGTTCGCTCATGGTCAGCCCGCGGGTGGTGCTGCTCGACGAACCTTCGATGGGCCTCGACCCCAAGGCGACCGCCACCGTGTTCGAGCAGGTGGTGCGGATGCGGGATGCCGGGACCGCCGTGCTGCTCGTCGAGCAGAACGCCCGCCGGGCGCTCGAGACCGCGGACCTCGGCTGCGTGCTCGACCTGGGCCGGGTCCACATCTCCGGTCCCGCCGCCGAGCTGCTCCGGGACCCGCAGCTGGCCGAGCTCTACCTCGGCGGCCGACCCAAGCCCGTGACCACCAAGAGCTGA
- a CDS encoding ABC transporter ATP-binding protein, with the protein MTTAQEHPATPATEVEIALATDGLRKSYGGVKAVDGASVGFHRGKVNALIGPNGSGKTTFFNCVTGMIRPDAGTVTFHGTDITGRAPHRIARAGIGRSFQLCRIFPRMTVLENVLAAVRATSLPRLVRSAHHPADIDRARELLTRVGIEHLERTEARDLSYGQQKLLELAGVLMAEPETIMLDEPAGGVNPALIDRIAGLIRSLNAEGRTFIVVEHNMELVMSLSDHVVVFDRGRPICEGTPSVVQNDPRVLEAYLGI; encoded by the coding sequence ATGACCACCGCCCAGGAACACCCCGCGACGCCGGCAACGGAGGTCGAGATCGCCCTGGCGACCGACGGGCTCCGCAAGTCCTACGGCGGCGTCAAGGCCGTCGACGGCGCATCGGTCGGCTTCCACCGCGGCAAGGTCAACGCCCTGATCGGGCCCAACGGCTCGGGCAAGACGACGTTCTTCAACTGCGTCACCGGCATGATCCGACCCGACGCCGGCACCGTGACGTTCCACGGCACGGACATCACGGGCAGGGCTCCCCACCGGATCGCCAGGGCGGGCATCGGGCGCAGCTTCCAGCTGTGCCGGATCTTCCCGCGGATGACCGTGCTGGAGAACGTGCTCGCCGCCGTGCGGGCGACCAGCCTCCCGCGCCTGGTCCGTTCTGCCCACCATCCCGCCGACATCGACCGGGCGCGGGAGCTGCTCACCAGGGTCGGGATCGAGCACCTCGAGCGCACGGAGGCGCGTGACCTGTCCTACGGGCAGCAGAAGCTGCTCGAGCTGGCAGGAGTCCTGATGGCCGAGCCGGAGACGATCATGCTCGACGAGCCCGCCGGCGGTGTGAACCCGGCGTTGATCGACCGGATCGCCGGCCTGATCAGGTCCCTCAACGCCGAGGGCCGCACGTTCATCGTCGTCGAGCACAACATGGAGCTCGTCATGAGCCTGTCCGACCACGTGGTCGTCTTCGACCGGGGCCGGCCCATCTGCGAGGGAACGCCATCGGTCGTGCAGAACGACCCCCGAGTCCTGGAGGCCTACCTTGGCATCTGA
- a CDS encoding branched-chain amino acid ABC transporter permease, protein MPSASEHARTSRNGLAVALKVLGLLVLAGAILSFPSMAANPFILSVGVVIMSYAVLATGWNFMGGLTGYMSLGHAAYSGLGGYATGLLIIETGWDPWVALVGGSLFVAVLAVPIGIASLRVRGASFVIVSIALVLILLLVFQSWSELTGGSNGLRIPRPFGPEVLRPEQHERFYYLHAALLAGALLLWWLIDRSQFGIGLKAIREDEDKAQALGVPTFNYKLVAFVISAFITALGGGLYALWFGFLDPVFQFSILAGAYMVLMSLLGGIRSLFGPLLGAVIVGYAVEFFKAEYGDSQFHIVAMGLLLGIVVLFMPEGIIPAVSQQIRRFRPQASSIREVSQAELAEERRKDEEQPGTARRVTEGAPS, encoded by the coding sequence TTGCCCAGCGCTTCTGAGCACGCACGCACGTCCCGCAACGGCCTGGCCGTGGCGCTCAAGGTGCTCGGCCTGCTCGTCCTCGCCGGCGCGATCCTGTCCTTCCCGAGCATGGCCGCGAACCCGTTCATCCTCTCGGTCGGCGTCGTGATCATGAGCTACGCAGTGCTCGCCACCGGCTGGAACTTCATGGGCGGGCTCACCGGCTACATGTCGCTGGGGCACGCGGCGTACTCGGGCCTCGGCGGCTACGCCACCGGCCTGCTGATCATCGAGACCGGTTGGGACCCGTGGGTCGCGCTGGTCGGCGGCAGCCTGTTCGTCGCCGTCCTGGCGGTCCCCATCGGCATCGCCAGCCTCCGGGTGCGCGGCGCGTCGTTCGTGATCGTCTCGATCGCACTCGTGCTGATCCTGTTGCTGGTCTTCCAGTCCTGGAGCGAGCTCACCGGTGGCTCCAACGGCCTGCGGATCCCCCGCCCCTTCGGCCCGGAGGTGCTCCGCCCCGAGCAGCACGAGCGTTTCTACTACCTTCACGCGGCACTCCTCGCCGGCGCGCTGCTGCTGTGGTGGCTCATCGACCGCTCGCAGTTCGGCATCGGCCTCAAGGCGATCCGCGAGGACGAGGACAAGGCGCAGGCCCTCGGCGTCCCGACCTTCAACTACAAGCTGGTCGCGTTCGTGATCTCGGCCTTCATCACCGCCCTCGGCGGCGGCCTCTACGCGCTGTGGTTCGGCTTCCTCGACCCGGTGTTCCAGTTCTCGATCCTGGCCGGCGCCTACATGGTGCTGATGAGTCTCCTCGGCGGGATCCGCAGCCTCTTCGGTCCGCTGCTGGGAGCCGTGATCGTCGGCTACGCCGTCGAGTTCTTCAAGGCCGAGTACGGCGACTCGCAGTTCCACATCGTCGCGATGGGGCTCCTGCTCGGCATCGTCGTGCTGTTCATGCCGGAGGGCATCATCCCGGCGGTGAGCCAGCAGATCCGACGGTTCCGGCCCCAGGCCTCATCGATCCGCGAGGTCAGCCAGGCCGAGCTCGCCGAGGAGCGACGCAAGGACGAGGAGCAGCCCGGCACCGCACGGCGCGTCACGGAAGGGGCACCCTCATGA
- a CDS encoding branched-chain amino acid ABC transporter permease, with translation MSLLLQSIVLGVLLGGLYALLAAGLTLYFGVMRVVMIAHSAFLILAAYLAWWFSTETGIDPLVSLIGTVPLFFVMGVAVQRLLISRLNPSSLTMMSVLLTFSIALVIEGMLGFVWSGTQRRVRLSYGGGDFEIFGANIAVVKLIAFGLAAVSLLALFLLLTRTKFGQALRATIQHPEAARLVGINTDRIAGYGFGIGLATAAIGGTALSLDATIYPSLHWHWIGPLMAIIVVGGLGSIPGAAIAAMLLGLGQSLLQIPLGTTWAQTFFYIALFLTLMVRPQGFFGGRLAQRF, from the coding sequence ATGTCCCTGCTCCTGCAGAGCATCGTGCTCGGCGTGCTGCTGGGAGGGCTCTACGCCCTCCTGGCGGCCGGGCTGACCCTCTACTTCGGCGTGATGCGGGTGGTGATGATCGCGCACTCCGCGTTCCTGATCCTCGCCGCCTACCTCGCCTGGTGGTTCTCCACCGAGACCGGGATCGATCCGCTGGTGTCCTTGATCGGGACGGTGCCCCTGTTCTTCGTCATGGGTGTCGCGGTCCAGCGACTCCTGATCAGCCGGCTCAACCCGTCGTCCCTGACGATGATGTCGGTGCTGCTCACCTTCTCGATCGCCCTGGTGATCGAGGGGATGCTCGGTTTCGTCTGGTCCGGCACCCAGCGGCGCGTGCGGCTGTCCTACGGCGGCGGCGACTTCGAGATCTTCGGAGCCAACATCGCCGTCGTCAAGCTGATCGCCTTCGGCCTTGCTGCCGTCTCGCTGCTGGCGCTCTTCCTGCTGCTCACGCGGACCAAGTTCGGACAGGCGCTGCGGGCCACGATCCAGCACCCCGAGGCGGCCCGCCTGGTCGGCATCAACACCGACCGGATCGCCGGCTACGGGTTCGGCATCGGCCTGGCCACTGCGGCGATCGGCGGCACCGCGCTGTCGCTCGACGCGACCATCTACCCCTCGCTGCACTGGCACTGGATCGGCCCGCTGATGGCGATCATCGTCGTCGGTGGTCTCGGCAGCATCCCCGGCGCCGCGATCGCGGCGATGCTGCTCGGTCTGGGTCAGAGCCTGCTGCAGATCCCGCTCGGCACCACCTGGGCGCAGACGTTCTTCTACATCGCCCTGTTCCTCACCCTGATGGTCCGTCCCCAGGGATTCTTCGGAGGTCGTCTTGCCCAGCGCTTCTGA
- a CDS encoding amino acid ABC transporter substrate-binding protein has translation MKVSPRLRLTALAVTGSLALTGCISSGDEGGSGDDDTITIGISLPLTGDYSEPGKGIQRGYEAWAAYINENGGLLGKQVELEILDDQSSADRVASDYERLINQEGVDLVVGPFSTRLVIPAAQVAQDYGFLFVEPAGAAPEVFEQGFDNLFYAAPAVADDHYNYLADHIEQMPADQRPETAAVASMDDPFAMGTAYGLKDRLEEMGVEIVVDEVYPPNTTNFDSIAAKIADSDADMVVGGTQYQDAVNMILALQQLDYQPEMAAFSTAPTEPEFESAIGGNTEGIIAPTGYTPHSDYPTNKEFVDFYTELHGEPPAEDQANAWTTGQVVAAAVEAVECADPDPECQQQLIDWLRENEVDTVVGPLTWDDQGRPQGAHMIQQWVDGEIRIVLPEDLAEAEFIPVKPRW, from the coding sequence ATGAAGGTCTCCCCCCGCCTCCGGCTCACCGCACTCGCCGTCACCGGCAGCCTCGCCCTCACCGGCTGCATCAGCTCCGGTGACGAAGGCGGGTCCGGCGACGACGACACGATCACCATCGGCATCTCCCTGCCGCTGACGGGTGACTACTCCGAACCCGGCAAGGGCATCCAACGCGGCTACGAGGCCTGGGCCGCGTACATCAACGAGAACGGCGGTCTGCTCGGCAAGCAGGTCGAGCTCGAGATCCTCGACGACCAGTCGAGCGCCGACCGGGTGGCCTCCGACTACGAGCGGCTGATCAACCAGGAAGGGGTCGACCTCGTCGTCGGCCCGTTCTCGACGCGCCTCGTGATCCCCGCCGCCCAGGTGGCGCAGGACTACGGGTTCCTGTTCGTCGAGCCGGCGGGCGCCGCGCCGGAGGTCTTCGAGCAGGGCTTCGACAACCTCTTCTACGCGGCACCGGCCGTGGCGGACGACCACTACAACTACCTGGCCGACCACATCGAGCAGATGCCCGCCGACCAGCGGCCCGAGACCGCCGCGGTCGCGTCCATGGACGACCCGTTCGCGATGGGCACGGCCTACGGACTCAAGGACCGGCTCGAGGAGATGGGCGTCGAGATCGTGGTCGACGAGGTCTACCCGCCGAACACGACCAACTTCGACAGCATCGCGGCCAAGATCGCCGACAGCGACGCCGACATGGTGGTGGGCGGCACGCAGTACCAGGACGCCGTGAACATGATCCTGGCGCTCCAGCAGCTCGACTACCAGCCGGAGATGGCCGCGTTCTCGACGGCGCCTACCGAGCCGGAGTTCGAGAGCGCGATCGGCGGCAACACCGAGGGCATCATCGCGCCCACTGGCTACACGCCGCATTCGGACTACCCGACCAACAAGGAGTTCGTGGACTTCTACACCGAGTTGCACGGCGAGCCGCCGGCCGAGGACCAGGCCAACGCGTGGACCACCGGCCAGGTGGTTGCGGCGGCAGTCGAGGCTGTCGAGTGTGCGGACCCCGATCCGGAGTGCCAGCAGCAGCTGATCGACTGGCTCCGTGAGAACGAGGTCGACACTGTCGTCGGTCCCCTGACGTGGGACGACCAGGGCCGGCCGCAGGGCGCGCACATGATCCAGCAGTGGGTCGACGGGGAGATCCGGATCGTCCTGCCCGAGGACCTGGCCGAGGCCGAGTTCATCCCGGTCAAGCCCCGCTGGTGA